In Prionailurus viverrinus isolate Anna chromosome C2, UM_Priviv_1.0, whole genome shotgun sequence, one DNA window encodes the following:
- the LOC125174618 gene encoding keratin-associated protein 27-1 has product MSESQGHSPRNFYNVPPLSAIVHGSKLISFEDGFFLPSSCHGRTWLLDDFQETCSETTSCKVPNCKQELGTEQSCMQSACLPRVFQTTCSSSRPCEKTICQSGRSSAMLACVSQPYQSGSSQKVIVQNCQPVSHVAKSCPPKTYLSKSCQTLECDPGQCQSQSPESGSCRPPVYVAPGPQLLESSSNTYEPTCCVTGGLQLPSK; this is encoded by the coding sequence ATGTCTGAGAGCCAAGGCCACTCTCCCAGGAACTTCTACAATGTCCCACCACTCTCTGCCATTGTACATGGGTCTAAGCTCATAAGCTTtgaagatggattttttttaccCAGCAGCTGCCATGGCAGGACCTGGCTCCTGGACGACTTTCAAGAAACCTGCAGTGAAACTACCAGCTGCAAAGTGCCCAACTGTAAACAGGAACTGGGCACAGAGCAGAGCTGCATGCAAAGTGCTTGCCTCCCCAGAGTTTTCCAAACAACTTGCTCTAGTTCCAGGCCCTGTGAAAAGACAATATGCCAATCAGGACGTTCCTCAGCAATGTTGGCGTGTGTTTCTCAGCCTTACCAGTCAGGAAGCAGCCAGAAAGTTATAGTCCAGAACTGCCAGCCTGTGAGCCACGTGGCAAAGAGTTGTCCACCCAAGACTTATCTGTCTAAGAGTTGTCAGACTCTGGAATGTGACCCTGGCCAATGTCAATCTCAGAGCCCTGAATCTGGTTCCTGTAGGCCTCCGGTCTATGTCGCACCAGGGCCACAACTCCTGGAATCTTCTTCTAACACTTATGAGCCAACCTGCTGTGTTACTGGTGGTTTGCAACTGCCTAGTAAGTGA
- the LOC125174546 gene encoding keratin-associated protein 13-1-like, which translates to MTYSGCSGNFSSRSLGGYLRYPSSSCGSFSPSNLVYRTDLCSPSTCQLGSSLYSGCQETCCEPTSCRTSCVVSSPCQTSCSCPRTSVLCSPCRSIYTGSLDCGSIRGYCLGYGPRSSYSLGCEFQGFGSLGYRVYGFPSLGYGSSVYCPTYLASKSRQTSYCQPTCRSGFYHQPTC; encoded by the coding sequence ATGACCTACAGCGGCTGTTCTGGAAACTTCTCCTCCCGCTCCCTTGGGGGCTACCTGCGCTACCCAAGCTCCTCCTGTGGCTCTTTTTCCCCCAGCAACCTGGTCTACCGCACTGACCTCTGCTCTCCCAGCACCTGCCAGCTGGGCTCCTCCCTCTACAGCGGCTGTCAGGAAACCTGCTGTGAGCCCACCAGCTGCCGGACGTCCTGCGTGGTGTCCAGCCCCTGCCAGACGTCCTGCTCCTGCCCAAGGACCTCTGTGCTCTGTAGTCCCTGCAGGTCAATTTACACTGGATCTCTGGACTGTGGATCCATCAGAGGCTACTGCCTGGGGTATGGACCTAGAAGTTCCTACTCCCTGGGCTGTGAATTCCAGGGCTTTGGATCCCTGGGTTATAGAGTCTATGGGTTCCCTTCCCTGGGCTATGGGTCCAGCGTCTACTGCCCTACCTACCTGGCTTCTAAGAGCAGACAAACTTCCTATTGCCAACCAACCTGTAGATCTGGTTTCTACCACCAACCAACTTGTTAA